The window ACGGCGGATGAAGACGGGGCCTCTCCGGTGTTCCGGGTCGGGGTGACCGGCGGCGGGGGAGCCGGCCAGGTCACCCGGCTGACGGCCGACGCCGCCGCCTACACCGACGTGGTGGTCGCCCCGGACGGCCACCACGCCTATGCGCTGCGCAGTTCCTACGAGTTTCCCGCCGAGGCCGTGCGGATTAACCTGCCCAGCGGTGAGGTCACCCGGCTCCCGGCACCTGCGGAGCGCCCGGGCCATCACGGCACACTGGAACGCGTCGAGGCGACCGCCGCGGACGGCATGCGCGTGCCGGCGTACCTGGCGCTCCCGGAGGGAGCCTCGGCGGGCAACCCGGCGCCTCTGCTGCTGTGGATCCACGGCGGTCCGCTCGGTTCGTGGAACGCCTGGACGTGGCGCTGGAACCCCTGGCTGCTCGTGGCGCGCGGTTACGCCGTTCTGCTGCCGGACCCGGCGCTCTCCACCGGGTACGGGCAGCACCACATACAGCGCGGCTGGGGTGAATGGGGCAAAGCTCCCTTCACCGACCTGATGTCCATCACCGACGCGGTGGTGCAACGGCCGGACATCGATGAGACCCGGACAGCGGCCATGGGTGGTTCCTTCGGCGGGTACATGGCGAACTGGGTGGCCGGCCACACCGACCGGTTCAAGGCCATTGTCACCCACGCCAGTCTCTGGGCGCTGGACCAGTTCGGCCCCACTACGGACTCGGCAGACTACTGGCTCAGGGAGATGACGGCCGACATGGCCAAGGCGAACTCCCCGCACCTGCACGTGGAGAATATCAGCACACCCATGCTCGTCATCCACGGGGACAAGGACTACCGCGTCCCAATCGGTGAGGGATTGCGGCTCTGGTACGAACTGCTCGCCAAGTCGCAGCTGGCAGCTGACGAGGACGGCAGGACGGACCACCGCTTCCTGTACTTCCCCGACGAGAACCACTGGATTCTCAAGCCCCAGCACGCCAAGGTCTGGTACGGCGTCGTGGAGCACTTCCTCGCCAGGAACCTGCTGGACAAGGACCTTCCGGTGCCGGACGAGCTCGGTCTCTGAGCCTCCCACCTGCGGTTCCCCGTAGGATTGGGCTGTGACTGAACCAATCCGCGTCCGCCTTGCCCGCACCAGCGACGTAGGAGCGATCAAGGCCCTCGTGGCTCCGCTGGCCGACCAGCGGATCCTGATGGCCAAGGAAACGGTGGCCTACTACGAGAGCCTGCAGGAGTTCAGGATCGCCGAGGCGCCGGACGGCGAAGTGATCGGCTGCGGAGCCCTGCACGTGATGTGGGAGGACCTGGCGGAGGTGCGCACACTCGCGGCGTCAACTGCCTGGCGGGGGAAAGGCGTGGGCCACCGGCTGGTCGAGCGGCTGCTCGGGGACGCCCGGGCTTTGGGCGTCTCCCGCGTGTTCTGCCTGACGTTCGAGGTGGACTTCTTCCAGAAGCACGGCTTCGAAGTCATGGCCGACCAGACCGCCGTCGACCCCGTGGTGTACTCCGAGTTGCTGCGCTCGCACGATGAGGGTGTTGCCGAGTTCCTGGATCTTGCCCGGGTGAAGCCGAATACGCTCGGCAACACCCGGATGATCAAAACGCTCTAGGTCCGGCCGCCAACGGGCCGCGGAGGCCCGCGGCCTGGGACGCGGAAATGGGTCTTCCCATCCGTACATTTGATGGATAAACTGACCCTTGGTCCAGGGGGTGGACCACATTACCCGGAGGTAACAACTTGCCCGAGCGCGCGGTTTTTCCCGACTTCTCTGCATTCCAAATGACCATGGCCAGCGGATCCGTCCCAGGCCGCGCAGCGGTCCCCGGCACCGTGGAAGAGACGACAAAGGACCCGGCGCCCGTCAATCTCCCCGGGACGGGTTCCGGAACCGGGCCAGGGGCCGGCGTCGAGCGGGGACAGCTCAACACGCCGCCTTTCTCTTGGCTCGGCGGCGACGCCTGGCCCAATTTTCGGTTGCGCGCCGACAAAACGGGCTGACACGCCAAGCTGAAACACCCGTGGACTCCGAAGCGAAAGCCTTCCGGCTGCGTCCGGACTCCGCGGGCCGAGGTTGTGGAACCGGAGCCTACCGCTGGCGGGGGCCCCGGTAGTAGGGTCGAACCAAGCAGCCAGGACACCATCCAGGGAGCACCGCCATGAAGAAGCTCATCAATGATCCCCGCGCCGTGGTTGACGAATCAGTGGAGGGCTTCGGGCTTGCCCACGCCGACCTCGTGACCGTCTTTGCGGACCCCAAATACATCGTGCGCAAGGACGCGCCGGTGGCAGGAAAAGTCGGGCTCGTCTCCGGCGGCGGCAGCGGGCACGAGCCCCTGCACGCCGGCTACGTCGGGCGCGGCATGCTCGACGCCGCGGTTCCGGGGGCCGTCTTCACCTCGCCCACACCGGACCAGATCCTGCCGGCGACCCTCGCCGTCAACTCTGGCGCCGGCGTCGTCCACATCGTGAAGAACTACACCGGCGATGTCCTGAACTTCGAGACAGCCGCGGAACTGGCCCAGGCGGAGGGCGTCGACGTCCGGACCGTGCTGGTCAATGACGACGTCGCGGTGCAGGACTCCCTGTACACTGCCGGCCGGCGCGGGGTGGGCGGAACGGTCCTGGTGGAGAAGATCGCCGGCGCCGCCGCGGAACGCGGGGACAGCCTCGACGCCGTCGCGGCAATCGGCGACCGGGTCAACCACAACGTGCGCAGCATGGGCGTCGCGTTGGCAGCCTGCACCGTCCCGCACGCCGGGTCACCAAGTTTCGTGCTGGAGGAAAACGAGATCGAGATCGGTATCGGCATCCACGGAGAACCCGGCCGGCACCGGATTCCGATGGAAAACGCCGACGGCATCACCGACCGCCTGCTGGAACCGGTGGTCAGCGACCTCGGAGTGAAGTCCGGCGACAAAGTGCTCCTGTTTGTCAACGGCATGGGCGGCACCCCGCAGAGCGAGCTCTACATCGTGTACCGCCGTGCCGTGCAGCAACTGGCCGCCCAAGGCATCACCGTGGAGCGGTCACTGGTAGGCAACTACATCACAGCCCTCGAAATGCAGGGCTGCTCCATCACCGTCCTGCGGCTCGATGATGAGATGACGGCGCTCTGGGACGCACCCGTCCACACGGCCGCTCTCCGCTGGGGCGTCTGACCATGGGGCTGGACGTCAACTGGGCCCTGCGGTGGCTGACGCTTTCGGCTGAGGCCATGGCGGAGCACCGGGAAGAGCTGATCGAACTGGACAGGCCCATCGGCGATTCGGACCACGGGGAAAACATGGACCGCGGCTTCAAGGCGGTGATGGCCAAGATTGCCGAGGCGCCCCCGGAAACGGCCGGCGCGGCGCTCAAGCTGACCGCCATGACCCTGATGTCCAAAGTCGGAGGAGCCGCCGGCCCGCTCTACGGAACGGCTTTCCTTCGAGCGGGCACCGCACTCGGCGAGGAGTCCGAGATTGACGCCGCCGCACTCGCCGCCGCCCTCCAGGCCGCCCGGGACGGGATTGTGGCCCGCGGTAAGGCCGAGCCGGGCGACAAGACCATGGTCGATGCCTGGACTCCGGCAGTCGACGCGGCTGCCGCCGCCGCCGGGGACAGCGATGTCCGCAAGGTGCTGGCGGCCGCCGCGGACGCGGCCGAAGCCGGCGCCGTGTCCACCGATCCCATGCTTGCGCGCAAGGGACGTGCCAGCTACCTCGGGGAGCGCAGTATCGGCCACCGGGATCCGGGCGCCGTGTCCACCGCGCTGATCCTGCGCGCCGCCGCCGGGGCGGCGGAATGACGGTCAAGCTCGTCGTCGTCTCGCACAGCGAAAAGATCGCCGACGGCGCCGTCGAGCTGGCCGCCCAGATGGCACCCGACGTGCTAATCCTCCCGGCCGGCGGCACCGACGACGGCAGGATCGGCACCAGCCTCGAACGTGTCATGGCGGCGCTGGAACAGGCCGGCGACGCCGACCGTGACGGCGTCGTTGTCCTGACCGACCTCGGCTCGGCCGTGATGACGGCTGAGTCCGCGGTGGAATTCCTCGCAGATCCGTCCTCGGTATTGCTCGCCGATGCCCCGCTGGTGGAGGGGCTTGTCGCGGCCGCCGTGGCAGCCCAGGCCGGGGCGGATCTGGAAGGCGTGAAGGAAGCGGCCGAAGCCGTCTACCGGCCGCCAGCTCCGGCCCAGCACGCGCACGGACACCTGCCCCCGGAGGCCAGCGGGGACTTCGAACTGGTCAACCAGGCCGGCATGCACGCCCGCCCGGCTGCCAAAATTGCCGGCGGACTGGCCGGCATGGACACAGAGGTCACCATCAACGGCGCGGACGGCGCGTCGATGACCGAGCTGATGATGCTCGGGGCCGGAAAAGGCACCGTCCTGCACGTCGAAGCGGGCGGACCGGATGCCGCGAAAGCCGTGGACTATCTGCGCGGCCTCATCACAGCGGGCTTCGGCGAACCCTAGAACACCGTCGTCTTCCTTTTCCCGGCGCGTTCTTCCAGCGCTGTTTGCCGCCAGGATCGCCACTCCAGCCCTCTAGGGCTGGACTCCGCAGGTAGGCCATATCATGCACCCCCGCGGTCATGGCCTCGTCGCATCCGGCTTCGAAAACCTCGCAGAGACCTTCGGGGAGACTAACCGCGGGTCCCCGGGCGGACCGGCCCTCGCTGTGCACCCTCGCGGACCAGAATCCCTGCTGGGAGCCCGGCACGGTTTACGGATACCACGCACTGGCCCTCGGATGACTCACAGGTGAACTGGTTCGGCAGGCAACGGGACAAACCGTCTCTGAGTACCTCCGGGCAACGGTTGCCGGACCGCTTGGCGCTGACGTCTGGAGTGGGCTGCCGGACTCCGCCGCCGCCCGGCGATTCCGTCCTCGTCCCGCTCCTTCGGCCACGACGGCGCCGGAGGGCAAGTCGCGTTCGCGGACCCTGAGCACAAAGTGGGCTTCGCCTAGACAACGAATGTACTCAAAGGCCAGGGTGACCGGCGGGGTTCTGTCCTCGTGGAGGCACTTCAGGCGGCCCTGGAAGGATGATCTGAGGAAAATCACCCAGGTGATTGGAGGTGGGGATATAGCCTGGGGGACTAGGCAGGCAGCCGGAACCCGGCCGGATGCAGCTCCGCCAGGCCGTCGCTGAGCAGACCCGCCAGAGCACGCTCCAGCTGTTCCGGGGCTGAGTTGAGCCGGTGCAGGGCCGCAAGGGGAACTCCGATTCCCGCGGGTTCAAAGCCCAGGTCCGCGGCGGCCTGCTGGAACAGTTCGGGCGCCACCGGGGACTCGGCCACCCGGAGCACCGCCAGCACGGCC is drawn from Micrococcaceae bacterium Sec5.8 and contains these coding sequences:
- a CDS encoding amino-acid N-acetyltransferase; this encodes MTEPIRVRLARTSDVGAIKALVAPLADQRILMAKETVAYYESLQEFRIAEAPDGEVIGCGALHVMWEDLAEVRTLAASTAWRGKGVGHRLVERLLGDARALGVSRVFCLTFEVDFFQKHGFEVMADQTAVDPVVYSELLRSHDEGVAEFLDLARVKPNTLGNTRMIKTL
- the dhaK gene encoding dihydroxyacetone kinase subunit DhaK — protein: MKKLINDPRAVVDESVEGFGLAHADLVTVFADPKYIVRKDAPVAGKVGLVSGGGSGHEPLHAGYVGRGMLDAAVPGAVFTSPTPDQILPATLAVNSGAGVVHIVKNYTGDVLNFETAAELAQAEGVDVRTVLVNDDVAVQDSLYTAGRRGVGGTVLVEKIAGAAAERGDSLDAVAAIGDRVNHNVRSMGVALAACTVPHAGSPSFVLEENEIEIGIGIHGEPGRHRIPMENADGITDRLLEPVVSDLGVKSGDKVLLFVNGMGGTPQSELYIVYRRAVQQLAAQGITVERSLVGNYITALEMQGCSITVLRLDDEMTALWDAPVHTAALRWGV
- the dhaL gene encoding dihydroxyacetone kinase subunit DhaL codes for the protein MGLDVNWALRWLTLSAEAMAEHREELIELDRPIGDSDHGENMDRGFKAVMAKIAEAPPETAGAALKLTAMTLMSKVGGAAGPLYGTAFLRAGTALGEESEIDAAALAAALQAARDGIVARGKAEPGDKTMVDAWTPAVDAAAAAAGDSDVRKVLAAAADAAEAGAVSTDPMLARKGRASYLGERSIGHRDPGAVSTALILRAAAGAAE
- a CDS encoding prolyl oligopeptidase family serine peptidase, with the protein product MASTDPLTRGATPETPFHDVDHYLAIPRVSGLALSPDGGRLVTTVATLNDLGTEYRTALWEVDPAGEEQARRITRSAKGEAGAVFAADGTLYFTSARPDPESPDAEPVNALWVLPSRGGEARVALSRAGGVSGLLAAQEADALFVTASVLAGSTDEGNDEDRRKARKENKVAAILHSGYPVRYWDADLGPAQPRLFAVEPGAEPEPGKPATVDARPPVTLRNLTPDAGNGLREAVTVVSPDGKTLYASFTKPLAKAGSRTILVAIDALTGTRRVLLDADGMNYFPGPVSPDGRTLAVVSETDTTPETAPEVALHLLDVTPGGGELTPLAPGWDRWPRPAAWLPDGSALLVTADEDGASPVFRVGVTGGGGAGQVTRLTADAAAYTDVVVAPDGHHAYALRSSYEFPAEAVRINLPSGEVTRLPAPAERPGHHGTLERVEATAADGMRVPAYLALPEGASAGNPAPLLLWIHGGPLGSWNAWTWRWNPWLLVARGYAVLLPDPALSTGYGQHHIQRGWGEWGKAPFTDLMSITDAVVQRPDIDETRTAAMGGSFGGYMANWVAGHTDRFKAIVTHASLWALDQFGPTTDSADYWLREMTADMAKANSPHLHVENISTPMLVIHGDKDYRVPIGEGLRLWYELLAKSQLAADEDGRTDHRFLYFPDENHWILKPQHAKVWYGVVEHFLARNLLDKDLPVPDELGL
- the dhaM gene encoding dihydroxyacetone kinase phosphoryl donor subunit DhaM, which codes for MTVKLVVVSHSEKIADGAVELAAQMAPDVLILPAGGTDDGRIGTSLERVMAALEQAGDADRDGVVVLTDLGSAVMTAESAVEFLADPSSVLLADAPLVEGLVAAAVAAQAGADLEGVKEAAEAVYRPPAPAQHAHGHLPPEASGDFELVNQAGMHARPAAKIAGGLAGMDTEVTINGADGASMTELMMLGAGKGTVLHVEAGGPDAAKAVDYLRGLITAGFGEP